In Bifidobacterium adolescentis ATCC 15703, the sequence AAATGCCCGCCATGCTTCGCATTGCCGATGTGCGCAACCAGCGAATCAGCGCGAAACCGCGAAAGCGCATGCTCGTATTCATCGATGAACCGTTCCATCTCGCCGCGCAATTCCGCAGTGATCGGGCGAGGCGTCGAAATCAGCAACCCCGTGCCGAGCGCCTTGGGGAAAGCGGCGGTGTACGGCATGCGATGCGCGAGCGGTGCGAGGGAATCCATACCCACGATGCTAGCGCGTGCCCGGCTTGGCGGAGTTCGTGCCTGGGCAACCTGATATGCGCTATATGTGGCATGAGGCATCGCCTTATTTTGATACCCCCGTAGCTTTGTATAGTTACGATTATACTAATCGTGATTATACAGACCGACGCTTTGGCATGGAGTTCGCTTCACGTTTTCGGGCGGACGGGGGTGTTGCGGAACGGCGGTGAGCGTCACAATGTGAGACGACACGCGGAAAACGGGAAAAATAAAAACGGCGGAATTCCAACGTTTTTCCATGCGCGATACAACAAGACCAATTAAAAATCAAGACTGTTATTCAAAAAAGTTTCGTTCTATCTTGGCTTCCGATGCGCGCTTCGTACGTCGGGTACGTCGGGGAAAGCGCGCCGAAAAGATTTGCGGAAGGAAGGTTCGACCCATGTCATCTCGCGTCGCGCAGCGCCATGCAGCCGGTTCCTACGATTCGTGCGATTCGCGCGTCTCGGCTTCCGGCCGTCTTGCCGCGCTCGTCGCCGCGCTGATGATCGCGCTCGCCACGCTGTTCGCCGGCACCGCGATGCCGCAGCAGGCGTCCGCCGCCGACGACAGCCAAACGAATTTCGATTCCTGGACCGCCGCTGCGCAGAACATCGCCAAGCAGCTCGCCACCGCCGAAAAAGACTACAACGACGGCGATTACGGCCAGGCCGGCACCGGCTTCCAGACCGCGCATTGGATCGGCTACGACGCCTCCAACTTCTCGAAGGCCGTCAACGACACCATTTCCGCCGACAAGCAGCAGGCGTTGCTCACACAGTTCACCGACTTGGAAGGCCTCGCCTACCAGCAGGGCCAGGGCGGCGCGATCGCCGGCAAAATCGATGCGCTGAACGCGGACCTCACCGCCACCGCGCAGACGCTCGATGGCAACGCGAACCTCGCCGACCCCAAAACCTACGCGAAGCAGCGCGCCGAACAGACCGCAGCCGAACGTAAGAAGCTCGACGCGGCCAAAAAGAACTCCTCCAAAGGCAAAGGCGACCGCACGTGGGGCGAAGTCGCCAGCGAAATGAACGTCATCCTCGACAAGGCATACAAGGCCGCCATCTCCGGCAAGGGCGCGGAAGGCTCCAGCCTCGTCAACGACGCGTACTACCAGTACTACGAAAAGCTCGGCTTCGAAAAGAACGTCATGAACGCCATCTCCGGCGACCGCGTCTCGCAGGTCGAATACCAGTTCAAAATGACCCGCAAAACCATGCGCGACGGCAGTTCAGACAAGGAAATCAAGAAGCTCGTCGACGACCTGAAAAGCTGGCTCGTCGAAGACGCGGCCACCCTCGACGGTGGCGCGGCCGGCAACGTCAACGCCTTCACCAAAGCCATCACCAGCTCCGCCGGACAGGCGTTCCTCATCCTGATCCGCGAGGGTCTCGAAGCGCTGCTGGTGGTGGCCGCCGTGGTGGCCTACCTCGTCAAATCCGGCAACCGGCGCTTCACCAAGTGGATCTACCTGGGCGTGCTCGCCGGTCTCGCCGGTTCCGGCCTGATCGCCGTGCTCTTCACGTTCCTGTTCGGCGGCTCCGGCCCGATTCAGGAAATCTCCGAAGGCGTGTGCGCGCTGATCGCCATGCTCATGCTGCTGTGGACCAGCAATTGGATGCTCAACAAAAGTTCCGTGGAAGCGTGGAACCGTTACATCCGCACCAAAACCGAGTCCGCCGTGGCCGACGCGCAAAACAAAGTCGCCGCCGGCGAAGGCGTGGGCCTGGGTATGGTCGTTTCGCTCGCCATGCTGAGCTTCCTAGCCGTGTTCCGTGAAGGCGCCGAAACCGTCATCTTCTACGAATCGATCTACTCGATGAGTCGCGACGCGCAAGGCATGTGGATCGGCGGCATCGCCGCGGGTGTGGTGCTGCTCGTCATCTTCCTCGTGCTGCGCTTCACCTCCGTAAAGATTCCGATTGGCCCGTTCTTCCTCGTTACGTCGATCCTGATGGCCGTGCTGGTCGTTATCTTCGCCGGCGGTGGCATCCACGCGCTCATCGAAGGTGACCTGATCGACGGCCACTACCTGTCCAGCGTGCCCACAAACGACTGGATCGGCCTGTATCCGTACGTCGAATGCCTTGCGGCACAAGCGATCGCGGCGATTGCCGTACTCGCGCTGTTCGCCGTCGGCTTCGCACGCAAACGCAAGTTGCGCACGCCTGACAATCGCAAGTAATACGCAAATTTTCCGAGATTTACCGATATTTTTTCCACATCCAACAACAAAGGAAAGAGAAATGAAGAACAAGAAGATCGCCGCTCTGCTCGGCATCCTGCTGGCCGGCTCCATGGCCTTCTCCCTGTCCGCATGCGGCAATTCCAGCGATTCCGCCGCTTCGGACAAGTCCAGCGCCTCCGCGTCGGCTTCGAAGGCCGACGACTCCAGCAAGGACGATTCCAGCGATTCCGCCGGTTTCGAAGAGATCCAGGTCGATGAGAAGCACTCCGACCAGGAATGCGGCCCGCTGACCGTCAACGCCGTCTACTTCCAGCCGATCGACATGGAACCGTCCGGCATGGGCCTCAAGGCCGCCGATGCGAGCTTCCACCTCGAAGCCGACATCCATGCCAACCAGAAGGGCACCGAACTCGGCTACGGCAAGGGCGATTTCGTGCCGGACCTGACCGTCAACTACGACATCATCGACAAGACCTCCAACGCGTCCGTCGCCTCCGGAACCTTCATGCAGATGAACGCCTCCGACGGCCCGCACTACGGCGCCAACGTCAAGCTCGACAAGGCCGGCGCGTACAAGCTCGTGCTGAAGATCGAATCCCCGGAGAAGAAGGGCTGGATGCTGCACGTCGATCCGGAGACGGGTGTGAAGGGACGCTTCTGGACGGAACCGATCGAGGTCACCTTCCCGGACTGGAACTATACGCCGCAGGAGTGGTGATCTCCTAGCGTAGCCCGTTCGCGGTTTCGGTATGCATTACCCGACACACTCAAGGCCGTTCGGTCAAGCTTACGGTCGGGCGATGCATACCGAAACCGCTCTCTCGCGTTTAGGGGGATGGATTCACCTCTGCGATTGTGGGGGGGGGGGTCCGGGAAATCCTCGCATTTTAGGGGAGGGATGAGAGGGGTGGGACTCTTTGGGATGGGGCGGAATGGGAATCGTTGGGCTCTTTGAGTTGGGTTTTTGGATGAAAGGATTTTGGGATGCTGCTGCAGTTTGTGACGGTGTTGCAGGGGGTGTTGGCGCCGGCGCTGCTCGTCATGGCGTTGAGCGTCATGCTCACCGTCGGTGAGGGGCGTGACAAGCCTCTGAGCGCGTACTGGCGGCTGGCCGGTTTCGTTGTTGGATTCGCCGGCGCAGTCGTATTCGCCGCGCTGCGCGCCACCGCCGTCATCACGCAACGCACGTTCGTCAACTATCCGACCCTGTGGTGCTGCGTGATCCTCGACGTGGCCGTGTTCGTCATCGTCCTGTTCGCCTGCCGCATCACCGCCGACTGGCACAACCACCGCGCGCTGCTCGACATCGCGAATCTCGTTGCGGCGCTTGCGATCGCGGCCACCACCTTTCGTGCGCTGCCCGACGTGATTCTGCGACTGACGATCTTCGTCGAGCCGGGCGATCCCATCTTCACTTCCGACATGCTGTTGCGCGCGCTCGGCTTCGCTTTGGGCGCGGCCGTCGCAATCATCGCCGCGCTTATCTTCCGCACGATGCGTTCCACCGCCGTCCGCTGGTCGTTCACGACGGCGGTGCTGCTGTTGGTCGCGCTGTTGTTCGCACAGCATTTCACCGACCTTGCGCAGATCCTCCAATCCAAACGCATCGTCAG encodes:
- a CDS encoding FTR1 family iron permease, which encodes MIALATLFAGTAMPQQASAADDSQTNFDSWTAAAQNIAKQLATAEKDYNDGDYGQAGTGFQTAHWIGYDASNFSKAVNDTISADKQQALLTQFTDLEGLAYQQGQGGAIAGKIDALNADLTATAQTLDGNANLADPKTYAKQRAEQTAAERKKLDAAKKNSSKGKGDRTWGEVASEMNVILDKAYKAAISGKGAEGSSLVNDAYYQYYEKLGFEKNVMNAISGDRVSQVEYQFKMTRKTMRDGSSDKEIKKLVDDLKSWLVEDAATLDGGAAGNVNAFTKAITSSAGQAFLILIREGLEALLVVAAVVAYLVKSGNRRFTKWIYLGVLAGLAGSGLIAVLFTFLFGGSGPIQEISEGVCALIAMLMLLWTSNWMLNKSSVEAWNRYIRTKTESAVADAQNKVAAGEGVGLGMVVSLAMLSFLAVFREGAETVIFYESIYSMSRDAQGMWIGGIAAGVVLLVIFLVLRFTSVKIPIGPFFLVTSILMAVLVVIFAGGGIHALIEGDLIDGHYLSSVPTNDWIGLYPYVECLAAQAIAAIAVLALFAVGFARKRKLRTPDNRK
- a CDS encoding iron transporter, whose protein sequence is MKNKKIAALLGILLAGSMAFSLSACGNSSDSAASDKSSASASASKADDSSKDDSSDSAGFEEIQVDEKHSDQECGPLTVNAVYFQPIDMEPSGMGLKAADASFHLEADIHANQKGTELGYGKGDFVPDLTVNYDIIDKTSNASVASGTFMQMNASDGPHYGANVKLDKAGAYKLVLKIESPEKKGWMLHVDPETGVKGRFWTEPIEVTFPDWNYTPQEW